Proteins encoded in a region of the Paenibacillus sp. W2I17 genome:
- a CDS encoding ABC transporter substrate-binding protein — MKKRGTFALMLAALMLVISACGTKAETSSPASGAQAEAAAAETTQLTWWHSMSGAGEKAINQLASDFNASHPDIQVKPIYQGKYDESLNKLKASMGSDSGPDIIQVYEIGSKFMIDSGMITPVQQFIDKDQFDLSQLEPNIIRYYTIDGKLNAMPFNTSNPILYYNKDMFKAAGLDPENPPKTYEEFEQAAKALAKDGKPGASMAIYGWFMEQFFANQNADYVNNGNGRTEAATESLLNSEAGVKTLTWWKKMIDEKTLSNLGRSTDDTTAAFTAQQIGMTLDSTAGLRKIVEGSGGKFELGTGFLPRPADAKEGGVVVGGASLYIMNNKSEAQQQAAWEFIKYLATPEVQANWSVATGYFPITTAAYNEQVLKDNMAKYPQFQTAVDQLHASADSTATSGALMGVFPEARQLVEGAIETVLNGQGTPQEALDAAAKQITDKIAQYNSTVKK; from the coding sequence TTGAAAAAAAGAGGAACATTCGCATTAATGCTAGCTGCACTCATGTTGGTCATTTCCGCTTGCGGAACAAAAGCTGAAACAAGCAGCCCGGCAAGTGGAGCACAAGCAGAAGCGGCCGCAGCTGAAACAACACAATTGACGTGGTGGCATTCCATGTCTGGCGCTGGGGAGAAAGCCATTAACCAACTCGCTTCCGATTTTAACGCTAGCCATCCCGACATTCAGGTGAAACCCATCTATCAAGGGAAGTACGATGAAAGTCTGAACAAACTCAAAGCATCCATGGGCTCAGACAGCGGTCCAGACATTATCCAAGTCTATGAGATTGGTAGCAAGTTCATGATCGATTCGGGCATGATTACGCCAGTACAACAGTTCATCGACAAGGATCAGTTCGACCTGTCCCAACTGGAGCCAAACATCATCAGATACTACACCATCGATGGCAAATTGAACGCCATGCCGTTTAACACATCGAACCCGATCCTTTACTACAACAAGGATATGTTCAAAGCAGCAGGTCTGGACCCGGAGAACCCGCCAAAGACGTATGAAGAGTTTGAGCAAGCGGCAAAAGCATTGGCGAAAGACGGTAAGCCAGGTGCATCCATGGCGATCTACGGCTGGTTCATGGAACAATTCTTTGCGAACCAGAATGCAGATTATGTAAACAATGGAAACGGAAGAACTGAGGCAGCAACAGAGTCTCTGCTGAACTCCGAAGCTGGAGTGAAGACATTAACGTGGTGGAAAAAGATGATTGACGAGAAAACCCTCTCCAATCTGGGACGTAGCACAGACGATACAACAGCAGCATTTACCGCTCAGCAAATCGGTATGACCCTGGATTCTACGGCTGGCCTGCGTAAAATCGTAGAAGGTTCAGGTGGAAAGTTTGAACTGGGGACAGGCTTCCTGCCTCGTCCAGCGGATGCCAAAGAAGGCGGCGTTGTAGTGGGTGGAGCAAGCCTGTACATCATGAACAACAAATCGGAAGCACAACAGCAAGCGGCATGGGAATTCATCAAGTACTTGGCTACACCAGAGGTACAAGCAAACTGGAGTGTTGCGACAGGATACTTCCCTATTACGACAGCAGCCTACAATGAGCAAGTATTAAAGGATAATATGGCGAAGTACCCGCAATTCCAGACAGCAGTCGACCAATTGCACGCTTCCGCGGATTCGACAGCAACATCCGGGGCATTAATGGGTGTATTCCCGGAAGCCAGACAACTTGTCGAAGGAGCGATTGAAACGGTCCTGAATGGACAAGGTACACCACAGGAAGCATTGGATGCAGCAGCTAAACAAATTACAGACAAGATTGCGCAATATAACAGTACGGTGAAGAAATAA